GGTCTACGAAAACATCGCCTCGCCCCTGCGGGTGCAGGGCAAGCCGCGCGGCGAGATCGAAAAGCGTGTGCAGGAGGCGGCAAGCCTGCTGCGGCTGGAGCCGTACCTGAAGCGCACGCCGCTGCAATTGTCCGGCGGCCAGCAACAGCGCACCGCGATCGCGCGCGCGCTGGTCAAGGGCGCCGATCTGGTCCTGCTGGACGAACCGCTCGCCAATCTCGATTACAAGCTGCGCGAGGAACTGCGCACCGAACTGCCGCGCATCTTCGAGGCGTCGGGCGCGATCTTCGTCTATGCGACCACCGAACCCTCGGAAGCGCTGCTGCTCGGCGGCGACACGCTTTGCATGTGGGAAGGCCAGGTCCTGCAGGCCGGCAATACCTCAAAAGTCTATCGCCATCCCGACACGCTGCGGGTGGCGCAGGTGTTCTCCGATCCGCCGCTCAACCTCGTCGGCATCGAGAAGAAGAACGGTTCAGTGCAATATGCCGGCGGCATCCAGGCGCCTGCAACCGGACTTTACGCTTCGCTCTCCGACGGTCCGTATCGCGTCGGCTTCCGCGCCCACCAGCTCGAGGTTGCGAACGGCATCGCCGGCCGCCATGCGTTCCAGGCCACCGTCACCGTGACCGAGATCACCGGTTCGGAAAGCTTTGTGCATCTCAATCGCGATGCATCCAATTGGGTGGCGGTGCTGCAGGGCGTCCATGAATACGAGCCCGGCCATGTGCTCGATGCCGTGCTCGATCCCGACAACGTCTTTGTGTTCGATGCCGCCGACCGTCTGGTCGCGGCGCCGGCCTCCCACATAGCGTTTTCAAGCGAAGTGGTTGGCGGTTCGCGTCAAGAAAACGCGCCCACCAAAAAGCCCACTTGAGGGAAACGCATCATGGCCCGCATTGACCTCGTCGATCTCGCGCATTCCTACGGCGGCAATGATGCGCCACCCGAATCATTTGCGCTGAAGCCGGTGACGATGACCTGGCGGCAGGGCGGCGCCTATGCGCTGCTGGGGCCGTCCGGCTGCGGTAAGACCACGTTGCTCAACCTGATTTCCGGCATCGTGACGCCGTCGAGCGGCCAGATCCTGTTCGACGGCGCCGATATCACACCGCTGTCAACCCAGAAGCGCAATATCGCGCAAGTGTTCCAGTTTCCGGTGATCTACGACACCATGACGGTCGGCCAAAACCTGGCATTCCCCCTGAAGAACCGCGGCGTGCCGAAGGCCGACATCGACGCGCGGGTCAAACGGATTGCCGACCTGCTCGACCTCACGCCCTATCTCGGCCGCAAGGCGACACGGCTGACGGCGGATGCCAAGCAGAAGATCTCGCTCGGCCGCGGCCTGGTCCGCTCCGACGTCGCCGCGATCCTGTTCGACGAGCCGCTGACCGTGATCGATCCCGAACTGAAGTGGCAGTTGCGCTCGAAACTCAAGGCGCTGCACCGCGACCTCGACCTCACGATGATCTACGTCACCCACGACCAGACCGAGGCGCTGACCTTTGCCGACACCGTGGTCGTGATGCATGACGGCCGAGTGGTGCAGAGCGGCACGCCGGCCGAACTGTTCGACAAGCCCGCGCATACCTTTGTCGGCTATTTCATCGGCTCGCCCGGCATGAACATCGTGCCGGCCATGGTGAGCGGCCACGAGGCGCGGATCGACGGCCATACCATCGGCCTGCATCGCAATTACGGCGTGCTGCCGGCGGGGGCGAAGATCGAGATCGGCGTGCGGCCGGAATTCGTC
The Bradyrhizobium sp. KBS0727 genome window above contains:
- a CDS encoding ABC transporter ATP-binding protein, giving the protein MSVTLEHVTRTVDGIPTIRDVSLTLDRGTLSVLLGPTLSGKTSIMRLLAGLDKPTTGRVLVDGKDVTGADVRQRSVAMVYQQFINYPSLTVYENIASPLRVQGKPRGEIEKRVQEAASLLRLEPYLKRTPLQLSGGQQQRTAIARALVKGADLVLLDEPLANLDYKLREELRTELPRIFEASGAIFVYATTEPSEALLLGGDTLCMWEGQVLQAGNTSKVYRHPDTLRVAQVFSDPPLNLVGIEKKNGSVQYAGGIQAPATGLYASLSDGPYRVGFRAHQLEVANGIAGRHAFQATVTVTEITGSESFVHLNRDASNWVAVLQGVHEYEPGHVLDAVLDPDNVFVFDAADRLVAAPASHIAFSSEVVGGSRQENAPTKKPT
- a CDS encoding ABC transporter ATP-binding protein, producing MARIDLVDLAHSYGGNDAPPESFALKPVTMTWRQGGAYALLGPSGCGKTTLLNLISGIVTPSSGQILFDGADITPLSTQKRNIAQVFQFPVIYDTMTVGQNLAFPLKNRGVPKADIDARVKRIADLLDLTPYLGRKATRLTADAKQKISLGRGLVRSDVAAILFDEPLTVIDPELKWQLRSKLKALHRDLDLTMIYVTHDQTEALTFADTVVVMHDGRVVQSGTPAELFDKPAHTFVGYFIGSPGMNIVPAMVSGHEARIDGHTIGLHRNYGVLPAGAKIEIGVRPEFVNVAAPASGLLSANIERIDDLGRVRFARVRIGDAKFAARVPQGFSVSDNTVGLVFDPGHVHVYADSRLVEGVA